The following proteins are encoded in a genomic region of Triticum dicoccoides isolate Atlit2015 ecotype Zavitan chromosome 1B, WEW_v2.0, whole genome shotgun sequence:
- the LOC119313150 gene encoding protein tesmin/TSO1-like CXC 2 — MMPQSQKCSCANHNCFHEGCACFTKEGVCSKDCKCRGKCENILDNEDTIAEKFAEHTKNKAPAAQTLHSGSVVAVLAPDTRAKPFPARKPGSRPLCSCPTSQCENGNCRCVRAVLPCCDRCKCKDCRNRGKLQDLFPGSGIKEEVPASGPTMTTRGAAQAAKESTAGCKCQTECASRCGCVRRKIKCTSKCKCQVCGNDDGSRFHNKSKAGAGGQGSTRRSSSAVESTGKRPKRV; from the exons ATGATGCCGCAATCGCAGAAGTGCTCGTGTGCCAACCACAATTGCTTCCATGA GGGTTGTGCTTGTTTCACAAAGGAAGGGGTCTGCTCTAAGGACTGCAAGTGTCGTGGTAAGTGCGAGAACATCTTGGATAATGAAGACACGATCGCAGAGAAATTTGCTGAACACACCAAGAACAAAGCTCCTGCCGCTCAAACGCTTCACTCGGGCTCTGTTGTGGCGGTCCTCGCGCCGGATACCAGGGCTAAGCCATTCCCAGCACGAAAACCAGGGTCTAGGCCACTGTGCAGCTGTCCCACCTCCCAGTGCGAAAACGG GAACTGCAGATGTGTCAGGGCTGTCTTGCCTTGCTGTGACCGTTGCAAGTGCAAGGACTGCAGAAATCGGGGGAAGCTCCAGGATCTATTCCCGGGCAGCGGGATCAAGGAAGAGGTTCCTGCTTCAGGTCCGACCATGACGACTCGTGGGGCGGCGCAG GCTGCCAAGGAGTCCACCGCTGGGTGTAAATGCCAAACCGAATGCGCCAGTCGCTGCGGTTGCGTGAGGCGTAAAATCAAGTGCACCTCCAAATGCAAGTGCCAAGTGTGCGGCAATGACGACGGGAGCAGATTTC ACAATAAGTCCAAGGCTGGAGCAGGGGGTCAAGGGAGTACTCGCAGGAGCAGCAGCGCCGTCGAATCGACAGGCAAACGGCCAAAACGCGTT TGA